One genomic region from Rosa rugosa chromosome 1, drRosRugo1.1, whole genome shotgun sequence encodes:
- the LOC133726489 gene encoding uncharacterized protein LOC133726489 — MGFFTFAAAGGGLILMGTFEAISSSTVDPSPPSTHPQSKPQRTQFKSSFIYFLLASILSFLFILNSLISFFDALNSNDRVGSAQQLQVLAIAALFFLYSITGLLVNFTNSSFPSSLLNLIVLFGFVEEFMYFYLQRKDTAGIENRYFDLLLVPIFVCVFSTVLELHNPKSIFPKLARGVGLVLQGLWFLQMGLSIYTHWMAHGCSLKEKSRGNYTVKCKGHPEYHRARAIATLQFNCHLALIVVLVVGLYSIVARKTGVVADFSSYKPLGAQMQHQIDSQGQFTLDSEDDSDEEVREEGNVVMNKAGGEVELGVNGNGTYK; from the coding sequence atGGGATTCTTCACCTTCGCTGCTGCAGGCGGCGGCCTGATTCTGATGGGCACATTCGAAGCCATCTCCTCCTCCACCGTCGACCCATCTCCACCGTCCACTCATCCCCAATCGAAACCGCAAAGGACCCAGTTCAAATCGTCGTTCATCTACTTCCTCCTCGCATCCATTCTCTCCTTCCTCTTCATTCTCAACTCGTTGATTTCTTTCTTCGACGCCTTAAACTCAAAcgaccgggtcgggtcggcccaGCAGCTCCAGGTCCTCGCGATTGccgccctcttcttcctctactCCATCACCGGCCTCCTGGTAAACTTCACCAACTCATCTTTCCCTTCTTCGCTGCTCAATTTGATCGTCCTCTTCGGTTTCGTTGAAGAATTCATGTACTTTTATCTTCAAAGAAAAGACACTGCTGGAATCGAGAATCGATACTTTGATCTGCTGCTGGTGCCGATTTTCGTCTGCGTGTTCTCCACAGTGCTTGAATTGCACAACCCTAAATCGATTTTCCCCAAATTGGCTCGCGGAGTTGGCTTGGTTCTACAAGGACTGTGGTTCTTGCAAATGGGTCTTTCGATTTATACGCATTGGATGGCTCATGGGTGCTCATTGAAGGAAAAGAGTAGAGGGAATTACACGGTTAAGTGTAAGGGGCACCCTGAATATCATAGGGCTAGAGCTATCGCTACGCTTCAGTTTAACTGCCATTTGGCTCTGATAGTGGTTTTGGTGGTGGGGCTGTATTCGATTGTGGCGAGGAAAACAGGAGTTGTTGCTGATTTCTCGAGCTATAAGCCGCTTGGCGCGCAGATGCAGCATCAGATTGATAGTCAGGGGCAGTTTACTTTGGATTCGGAGGATGATAGTGATGAGGAGGTTAGAGAAGAGGGCAATGTGGTTATGAACAAGGCCGGCGGGGAAGTGGAGTTGGGTGTGAATGGTAATGGGACTTATAAATGA
- the LOC133726492 gene encoding uncharacterized protein LOC133726492 isoform X1, translating into MKPLLHLVSVIYVVSVFLGIHGPVVYGRLLLVKDKPDPKNAAATARWLVSQNSWGVLNTISGELGGAPFGNVVSFSDGEPGKGSGIPYFYLTTLDPTARNALKDQRASLTISEHPIGTCGKVDPENPTCAKITLTGKLKVANGGPKEEEIARKALFSKHPEMKDWPKGHNFKFFKLDIEDIFLIDWFGGPKPLTVDQYLQAKLTEHTFIL; encoded by the exons ATGAAACCGCTTCTTCACTTGGTTTCTGTAATCTACGTGGTTTCTGTGTTTCTGGGTATCCATGGACCTGTTGTATACGGGCGGTTACTATTAGTGAAGGATAAACCCGACCCGAAAAATGCTGCTGCCACTGCTCGTTGGCTGGTCTCCCAGAATTCCTGGGGTGTTTTGAA TACCATCTCAGGTGAATTGGGAGGAGCGCCCTTTGG GAATGTGGTTTCATTTAGTGATGGGGAACCTGGAAAAGGAAGTGGTATCCCATACTTCTACTTGACAACTCTTGATCCGACTGCAAGGAATGCACTGAAAGACCAAAGGGCTTCTTTGACAATTAGTGAGCATCCTATTGGCACCTGTGGCAAAGTCGACCCTGAAAACCCCACCTGTGCAAAGATTACACTCACAGGAAAG TTGAAGGTTGCTAATGGAGggcccaaagaagaagaaattgctaGAAAGGCCTTGTTCTCAAAGCATCCAGAGATGAAAG ACTGGCCCAAGGGTCACAACTTCAAGTTCTTCAAGTTAGACATCGAGGATATCTTTTTGATTGATTGGTTTGGGGGTCCAAAACCTCTCACAGTGGACCAATACCTTCAAGCCAAATT GACAGAACACACCTTCATTCTGTGA
- the LOC133726492 gene encoding uncharacterized protein LOC133726492 isoform X2: MKPLLHLVSVIYVVSVFLGIHGPVVYGRLLLVKDKPDPKNAAATARWLVSQNSWGVLNTISGELGGAPFGNVVSFSDGEPGKGSGIPYFYLTTLDPTARNALKDQRASLTISEHPIGTCGKVDPENPTCAKITLTGKLKVANGGPKEEEIARKALFSKHPEMKDWPKGHNFKFFKLDIEDIFLIDWFGGPKPLTVDQYLQAKL; the protein is encoded by the exons ATGAAACCGCTTCTTCACTTGGTTTCTGTAATCTACGTGGTTTCTGTGTTTCTGGGTATCCATGGACCTGTTGTATACGGGCGGTTACTATTAGTGAAGGATAAACCCGACCCGAAAAATGCTGCTGCCACTGCTCGTTGGCTGGTCTCCCAGAATTCCTGGGGTGTTTTGAA TACCATCTCAGGTGAATTGGGAGGAGCGCCCTTTGG GAATGTGGTTTCATTTAGTGATGGGGAACCTGGAAAAGGAAGTGGTATCCCATACTTCTACTTGACAACTCTTGATCCGACTGCAAGGAATGCACTGAAAGACCAAAGGGCTTCTTTGACAATTAGTGAGCATCCTATTGGCACCTGTGGCAAAGTCGACCCTGAAAACCCCACCTGTGCAAAGATTACACTCACAGGAAAG TTGAAGGTTGCTAATGGAGggcccaaagaagaagaaattgctaGAAAGGCCTTGTTCTCAAAGCATCCAGAGATGAAAG ACTGGCCCAAGGGTCACAACTTCAAGTTCTTCAAGTTAGACATCGAGGATATCTTTTTGATTGATTGGTTTGGGGGTCCAAAACCTCTCACAGTGGACCAATACCTTCAAGCCAAATTGTGA
- the LOC133734122 gene encoding uncharacterized protein LOC133734122 yields MGGDVEKLVSDYGIQFVHSTPYYAQSNGQAEASNKIIITLLKKMLVENARQWHETLYETLWAYGTSKRNPTVTTPYALMFGHDVVLPLEVNVQSLRVQDQHQLISEDYVQAMWQEHEDLSDKRLEALDSLVMEKQHIARAYDKRTRGCSYKEGELVWKAILPLGEKLTSRGKWTPRWERPFVVHRILERGVFHLKYLDSDLHRNPINGRFLKKYYPSVWEFEDPPTPPVTGGKEG; encoded by the coding sequence ATGGGTGGTGATGTCGAAAAGCTCGTCAGTGATTATGGCATCCAATTTGTCCATAGCACGCCCTATTATGCtcaatccaatggtcaagcagaggccagtaacaagatcatcatcactctATTGAAAAAGATGCTTGTGGAGAACGCTCGCCAGTGGCATGAAACATTGTATGAGACATTATGGGCTTATGGCACTTCTAAGCGGAACCCTACTGTGACCACCCCCTATGCGTTAATGTTTGGCCACGATGTGGTTCTCCCTTTGGAAGTGAATGTTCAATCCCTtcgcgtccaagatcagcatcagTTGATCAGTGAAGATTATGtccaggctatgtggcaggagCATGAAGACCTTAGTGATAAGCGCTTAGAGGCTTTGGACAGCTTAGTGATGGAGAAACAACACATCGCTCGTGCCTACGATAAGCGGACGCGCGGCtgtagttacaaagagggtgaaCTGGTTTGGAAGGCAATTTTGCCATTGGGCGAGAAGTTGACTAGCCGCGGTAAGTGGACTCCGCGTTGGGAAAgaccctttgttgttcaccgAATTTTGGAGCGCGGGGTGTTTCACCTAAAATATTTGGACAGCGACCTCCACCGTAACCCCATCAATGGCAGGTTCTTGAAGAAGTATTACCCCAGTGTTTGGGAATTCGAAGATCCACCAACTCCGCCTGTTACTGGGGGGAAAGAGGGGTAA